A part of Primulina eburnea isolate SZY01 chromosome 10, ASM2296580v1, whole genome shotgun sequence genomic DNA contains:
- the LOC140803759 gene encoding thaumatin-like protein 1b, whose product MRFVCLLFTVSLFCYVYGMSAMFTIKNNCPYTIWPATLTSRGGSIPTGFELGSKASTTLNAPAGWSGRIWARSTCSNSGGRFQCLAGDCGSGQVACNGAGGTPPVSLIEFTLNGDGNKDYYDLSLVDGFNFPVVVEPQSGGCPTAVCPVDINNHGCPNELAVRDGRGGVIGCKSACFAFNQPQYCCTGQYSTPDTCKPTNYSEIFKRPCPQAYSYAYDDKSSLFTCPAGGNYIVTFCP is encoded by the coding sequence GTATGTCGGCAATGTTCACGATTAAAAACAATTGTCCCTATACTATATGGCCCGCAACATTGACTAGCCGTGGGGGGTCAATTCCAACCGGGTTTGAATTGGGAAGCAAAGCTTCAACAACCCTCAATGCACCAGCAGGATGGTCGGGAAGGATTTGGGCTCGATCCACCTGCTCAAATTCTGGAGGCAGATTTCAGTGTCTCGCCGGAGATTGCGGATCGGGTCAAGTTGCATGCAACGGAGCCGGCGGTACCCCTCCTGTATCTCTGATCGAATTCACTCTCAATGGAGATGGCAACAAAGATTATTACGACCTTAGCCTCGTCGATGGCTTCAATTTCCCCGTAGTCGTGGAGCCACAGAGCGGCGGTTGTCCTACTGCGGTTTGCCCCGTCGATATTAATAATCACGGATGTCCTAATGAATTGGCGGTGAGGGACGGAAGGGGTGGCGTGATCGGTTGTAAAAGTGCGTGTTTCGCTTTCAATCAGCCGCAATATTGTTGCACCGGTCAGTATAGTACTCCGGACACGTGCAAGCCGACGAACTATTCAGAGATTTTTAAGCGGCCGTGTCCTCAGGCGTATAGTTATGCTTACGACGATAAATCTAGCTTGTTCACATGTCCGGCAGGAGGTAATTACATTGTTACCTTTTGCCCATGA